TTACTGTAGAAATGGTTTGAGGATTATCATATTGTGGAGAAAACATGTCGAAAGTATCCAGAATAACCCACTCTTTGAGTTGTTCTTTTGAGAGTTGCTTGTAAGGCAAGGTTCTGACGATGTCACATATAGGT
The genomic region above belongs to Bacteroidia bacterium and contains:
- a CDS encoding class I SAM-dependent methyltransferase yields the protein PICDIVRTLPYKQLSKEQLKEWVILDTFDMFSPQYDNPQTISTVKKWFEKHGATVTFAGYVQYVENQFATVIRAIKNN